From Pseudomonas vanderleydeniana, the proteins below share one genomic window:
- the purE gene encoding 5-(carboxyamino)imidazole ribonucleotide mutase has translation MSALVGVIMGSKSDWSTLSHTADMLEKLGIPYEVKVVSAHRTPDLLFQYAEEAEGRGIEVIIAGAGGAAHLPGMCAAKTHLPVLGVPVQSSMLSGVDSLLSIVQMPAGIPVATLAIGKAGAINAALLSASILGAKHPQFHAVLKKFRTEQTDSVLDNPDPRVA, from the coding sequence ATGAGCGCACTGGTTGGCGTGATCATGGGCTCCAAGTCCGATTGGTCCACCCTTAGCCACACCGCCGATATGCTGGAAAAGCTCGGTATCCCCTACGAGGTGAAAGTGGTATCGGCCCACCGCACCCCGGACCTGCTGTTCCAGTATGCCGAAGAGGCCGAAGGCCGCGGTATCGAGGTGATCATCGCCGGCGCTGGTGGCGCGGCCCACCTGCCAGGCATGTGTGCGGCCAAGACCCACCTGCCGGTGCTGGGCGTACCGGTGCAGTCGTCGATGCTGTCGGGCGTGGACTCGCTGCTGTCGATCGTGCAGATGCCGGCCGGCATTCCGGTCGCTACCCTGGCCATCGGCAAGGCCGGCGCGATCAACGCCGCGCTGCTGTCGGCGAGCATCCTCGGCGCCAAGCACCCGCAGTTCCATGCCGTGCTGAAAAAATTCCGTACTGAGCAGACAGACAGCGTCCTGGACAATCCAGACCCACGCGTCGCCTGA